The DNA segment TCTCGTTGGTGTCCAAGTGGGCTTTGACGACCAGGCGGGCGTAAGCCAATCCGACTTGGAATCGCTGGCCTGCGACGACGAAACCACCAGTGCTGCTTACGTTCCGCTCGGCGGTCTGGGGTGCGGGCGGCAGGGATGATCGGAGTGAGCCTGCCGGGCGCCTCCTATGAATCGGTCATAGAGTTACAGAAGACGGCAAAACCGACACCTGGGAGGCCGTTATGGGGGCTCTCCGCTTCGTAGTCGAACCAGACGAGGGCAAGTCGATCTGGCTCGCGGGCATAGGAGTCGACTTCAAGATCTGGGGCGAGGAGACCGGCAACCAGTTTTCGATCGTCGAGCACCCCATCGAGCCGGGCCGTCTCATACCGCCACACGTTCACAGCCGCGAGGACGAGTTCTCGTACGTCCTACAGGGCAGGGTCGGCGCACGAGTGGGCGACGAGGAGGCCACGGCAGGTCCAGGCTCGTACATCCTCAAACCGCGAGGGATCCTGCATACCTTTTGGAACGCTGGACCGGAACCGGCCAGGATCCTGGAAATCATCTCCCCCGCAGGCTTCGAGCGGTTCTTCGACGCGCTGGGCACGGTCAGCGAGACGGCCTCTGATCCTGCCGAGTTCCTCCAGCGCCGGGCCGAGCTAGGCGAGCAGTACGGTCTCGGGTTCTCCGACGAGTGGGTCGCCGAACTCACCGACAGGTACCAGCTCAAGCTTCTCGGTGAGTAACTACACCAGCTCTCCCACGCACACTGATCAGACGCGCACAGCCAAGCCGAGGCAAGCGGTGTCAGGCATCAGGTGAGGCCACTGCGTCGAGCATCAATCGAGACAAGACAGGGATGAGGGCCTTCGGTCTCGGCTACGCCGCTACATCGCTCGGCGCCTGGCCATGCTCGAGGTACACCGGGGCGCTCGCCGCTCGGGCCTCGATCGCCGCAAGGATGCGTCGTGCCAGCCGAGGGATCGTACGGTCCGCGATCTCGCTCGGGGCGACGAACGTGACGGTCTTCAGCTCCTCGGCCTGCGGGCGAATGTCCTCCACGGCCTCAGGGGCAAGCTCGCCACCGTCGAACAAGTACAAGACCTTGTCGCCCTCGGTAGCGCTGGGTGCCCAGTCGACGGCCAGGAGGCGGCCGAGCGTCGGCGTGATGCCGAGTTCTTCCCGTACCTCGCGGCTGGCAGCCTGCAACGGAGACTCACCGGTCTCGACATAGCCTCCGGGGATGTCCCAGTAGTCCTTGTACGTGGGCACCACCATGAGGACGCGCCCGCCGGCATCAAAGAAAAGCGCACCCGCTGCCATACGCGGATGCGCCATCTTCGCTTCATGCTCGTTCGCTGCCATGCAGCCGAGCGTATCCACCTACACCACATGCAGCCGATCGGCGAGATCCGCCATGGCCCGGCTCGGTCGGCCACGCTGGTTGCGTACCCACGTGAGTACGAGTTCGCGGGCCAGGTAGTGGCTCCGTACCTGCTCCGGTGCCCAACACTCGGCTTCAAGGATCGCCGACAAGG comes from the Streptomyces sp. NBC_00443 genome and includes:
- a CDS encoding NUDIX hydrolase; protein product: MAANEHEAKMAHPRMAAGALFFDAGGRVLMVVPTYKDYWDIPGGYVETGESPLQAASREVREELGITPTLGRLLAVDWAPSATEGDKVLYLFDGGELAPEAVEDIRPQAEELKTVTFVAPSEIADRTIPRLARRILAAIEARAASAPVYLEHGQAPSDVAA
- a CDS encoding cupin domain-containing protein; translation: MGALRFVVEPDEGKSIWLAGIGVDFKIWGEETGNQFSIVEHPIEPGRLIPPHVHSREDEFSYVLQGRVGARVGDEEATAGPGSYILKPRGILHTFWNAGPEPARILEIISPAGFERFFDALGTVSETASDPAEFLQRRAELGEQYGLGFSDEWVAELTDRYQLKLLGE